In the Nakamurella alba genome, one interval contains:
- a CDS encoding GAF and ANTAR domain-containing protein: MTHEWQPAELAERTRRALGAEEDDALLSLARAAVEAGLADLAAVGRRGIDGDGPTVVGATDPLAQAIGDLEHTATGGPVRSLIDSGDDLLTIGDVATAPAWPEWSAAAAATGIRQMTAVRLHADRGTLGALLLYRTTSVPWTGPELELAKLIGVHASIVLAHADGTAHLWRAIDARNRIGQAQGILMERFSLAADTAFEVLRRYSQTTGTKLQSIADDLVRTRKLPQSDSDGPAPN, translated from the coding sequence ATGACCCACGAATGGCAACCCGCCGAACTGGCGGAGCGGACCCGGCGCGCCCTCGGCGCGGAGGAGGACGACGCACTGCTGTCACTGGCCCGGGCCGCCGTCGAGGCCGGGCTGGCCGACCTGGCGGCCGTCGGTCGCCGTGGTATCGACGGCGACGGCCCCACCGTCGTCGGGGCGACAGATCCGCTCGCCCAGGCGATCGGCGACCTGGAGCACACAGCCACCGGCGGCCCCGTGCGCAGCCTGATCGACAGTGGGGACGACCTGCTGACGATCGGTGACGTCGCCACCGCACCGGCCTGGCCCGAATGGTCCGCGGCCGCGGCGGCCACCGGCATCCGGCAGATGACGGCGGTGCGTCTGCATGCCGATCGCGGCACCCTCGGGGCGCTGCTGCTCTACCGCACCACATCCGTGCCGTGGACCGGACCCGAGCTCGAGCTGGCGAAGCTCATCGGCGTGCACGCCTCGATCGTGCTGGCGCACGCCGACGGCACCGCCCACCTGTGGCGGGCCATCGACGCGCGGAACCGCATCGGCCAGGCCCAGGGCATCCTGATGGAGCGCTTCTCCCTCGCGGCGGACACCGCGTTCGAGGTCCTCCGGCGGTACTCGCAGACGACGGGTACGAAACTGCAGAGCATCGCCGACGACCTGGTCCGGACGCGGAAGCTCCCTCAATCCGACTCCGATGGGCCGGCACCGAACTGA
- a CDS encoding pyridoxamine 5'-phosphate oxidase family protein — protein sequence MNSTQDDSPDQVRKVAEIAKDMRFAMLTTIDEQGTLVARPMAHQEVEFDGDLWFVAERASRKVRHITADPHVGVTMSSSDSWLSMDGTAELITDPAKAKELWNAGVAAWMPQGPEDPSVVLIKVAVATAQYWDTPGGRIASVFSFIKARVTGHRYEGGEEGVVHLPE from the coding sequence ATGAACAGCACTCAGGACGACAGTCCGGACCAGGTCCGCAAGGTCGCGGAGATCGCGAAGGACATGCGCTTCGCGATGCTCACCACGATCGACGAGCAGGGCACGCTGGTGGCCCGGCCGATGGCGCACCAGGAGGTCGAGTTCGACGGCGACCTGTGGTTCGTCGCCGAGCGGGCGTCGCGCAAGGTCCGGCACATCACCGCCGACCCGCACGTCGGCGTGACGATGTCCTCGTCGGACAGCTGGCTCTCGATGGACGGCACCGCGGAGTTGATCACCGATCCGGCGAAGGCGAAGGAGCTGTGGAACGCCGGCGTCGCGGCGTGGATGCCACAGGGGCCGGAGGACCCGTCCGTCGTGTTGATCAAGGTCGCGGTCGCCACCGCGCAGTACTGGGACACCCCCGGCGGACGCATCGCCTCGGTGTTCAGCTTCATCAAGGCCCGGGTGACCGGTCACCGCTACGAGGGCGGCGAGGAGGGCGTGGTGCATTTGCCCGAATGA
- a CDS encoding GAF and ANTAR domain-containing protein, translating to METIPQYLHDLIGEARSAIGQGDRAEGFEEALRGVTTAAIASGICDLAGITERRGRTLTTIGASAPLVEKLDAAQYEAGEGPCVAAAFDDRGVLVSQDLQVDPRWPTWGPAAVELGVHSVLGIQLYVDDEAMGALNLYSRTPRTFSTQDVETAQFIAANASFSLAHFRNVEQLWTAIDARHRIGLAQGILMGRFDLTVDRSFEVLRRMSQQQHLKLSAVASAVIAARGLPPTDPSTAN from the coding sequence ATGGAGACGATCCCGCAGTACCTCCACGACCTGATCGGCGAGGCCCGGTCCGCCATCGGCCAGGGTGACCGCGCCGAGGGGTTCGAGGAGGCCCTCAGGGGCGTCACGACCGCAGCGATCGCATCCGGCATCTGTGACCTGGCCGGCATCACCGAACGCCGGGGCCGGACGCTGACCACCATCGGCGCCAGTGCGCCGCTGGTCGAGAAGCTGGACGCCGCCCAGTACGAGGCGGGCGAAGGTCCTTGTGTCGCCGCCGCATTCGACGACCGCGGGGTGCTGGTGAGCCAGGATCTGCAGGTCGACCCCCGCTGGCCGACCTGGGGCCCGGCGGCGGTCGAACTCGGCGTGCACTCGGTGCTCGGCATCCAGCTCTACGTCGACGACGAGGCAATGGGCGCACTCAACCTCTACTCGAGGACCCCGCGCACCTTCAGCACCCAGGACGTCGAGACCGCGCAGTTCATCGCGGCCAATGCGTCGTTCAGCCTCGCGCATTTCCGCAATGTCGAGCAGCTGTGGACGGCGATCGACGCCCGGCACCGGATCGGCCTGGCCCAGGGAATCCTGATGGGACGGTTCGACCTGACCGTCGACCGGTCGTTCGAGGTGCTCCGGCGGATGTCGCAGCAGCAGCACCTCAAGTTGTCGGCCGTCGCCTCGGCGGTCATCGCCGCCCGCGGCCTGCCGCCGACCGATCCGTCCACCGCGAACTGA
- a CDS encoding baeRF2 domain-containing protein: protein MLEEYVGPVLKARGPFVSVSLDVGRTDEAGAREVEHRWQAQRKLLAAAGAPDDLLETVGSAVIAPPGRSGQAGRVVVANADGVLLDVVHPGRPVRDESTWSGVPQLLPLVRGVQGRATHLLVAADKAGADLEMVGVLDNRLADQEVEGSNDELHRVPGGRMSQRRVQARVEDSVAHNAKEVAKEIDVLVRRFRPDVVLVDGEDAVVGEIRKAVEGGTRELLVHLSTGGRADGTSERARAEAVDGALADFDARRAQAVLDRFSEQEGSQGAAVQGLDAVVDVLRKEQLDTLLLADDPTSTLTLWTGPDPSVVGLDAAELASLGVTEPHQVRADAALIWSTLGSGGAVQLYDRETVQFTGGVAAVLRWSDRSTPRDGLESMPGHGQVQGRHRRDEEG, encoded by the coding sequence ATGCTTGAGGAGTACGTCGGACCGGTGCTCAAGGCGCGCGGTCCCTTCGTCTCGGTGTCGCTGGACGTCGGTCGCACCGACGAGGCCGGCGCGCGGGAGGTCGAACACCGGTGGCAGGCGCAGCGCAAGCTGCTGGCCGCGGCCGGGGCGCCCGACGACCTGCTGGAGACCGTCGGGTCGGCGGTGATCGCGCCGCCGGGCCGGTCGGGCCAGGCCGGCCGGGTGGTGGTCGCGAACGCCGACGGCGTGCTGCTCGATGTCGTCCATCCCGGGCGTCCGGTCCGGGACGAGTCGACGTGGTCGGGTGTGCCGCAGCTGCTGCCGCTGGTCCGGGGCGTGCAGGGACGTGCGACCCACCTGCTGGTGGCCGCGGACAAGGCCGGCGCCGATCTGGAGATGGTCGGGGTGCTGGACAACCGGCTCGCCGATCAGGAGGTCGAGGGCAGCAACGACGAGCTGCACCGGGTGCCCGGCGGCCGGATGTCGCAGCGCCGGGTGCAGGCCCGGGTGGAGGACTCCGTCGCGCACAACGCCAAGGAGGTCGCCAAGGAGATCGACGTCCTGGTGCGCCGGTTCCGGCCGGACGTGGTGCTGGTGGACGGCGAGGACGCGGTGGTCGGCGAGATCCGCAAGGCCGTCGAGGGCGGCACCCGCGAGCTGCTGGTGCACCTGTCGACCGGCGGCCGGGCGGACGGCACGTCCGAGCGGGCCCGTGCCGAGGCGGTCGACGGCGCGCTGGCCGACTTCGATGCCCGACGCGCGCAGGCGGTGCTGGACCGGTTCTCCGAGCAGGAGGGCAGTCAGGGCGCGGCCGTGCAGGGTCTGGACGCGGTGGTCGACGTGCTGCGCAAGGAGCAGCTGGACACCCTGCTGCTCGCCGACGACCCGACGTCGACCCTGACCCTGTGGACCGGGCCGGACCCCTCGGTCGTCGGACTGGACGCCGCCGAGCTGGCATCGCTGGGTGTCACCGAGCCCCATCAGGTGCGGGCGGATGCCGCACTGATCTGGTCGACCCTCGGCTCCGGCGGTGCGGTGCAGCTGTACGACCGGGAGACCGTGCAGTTCACCGGCGGTGTCGCGGCGGTACTGCGGTGGAGCGACCGGTCCACCCCGCGCGACGGGCTGGAGAGCATGCCCGGGCACGGCCAGGTGCAGGGTCGGCACCGTCGCGACGAGGAGGGCTGA
- a CDS encoding helicase associated domain-containing protein yields MTGPDDLPRRGSWGFQPADEVWEQRLIAVAEFLAEHEGRWPRSTRPAEADERRLGQWLGTQRREMRSLGLSEIRRRRLDETLPGWHERRAREHSGH; encoded by the coding sequence ATGACCGGGCCCGACGACCTTCCCCGCCGGGGTTCATGGGGCTTCCAACCCGCCGACGAGGTCTGGGAGCAGCGGCTGATCGCCGTCGCCGAGTTCCTGGCCGAGCACGAAGGCCGGTGGCCCCGCAGCACCCGCCCCGCCGAGGCCGACGAGCGAAGGCTCGGACAGTGGCTCGGCACCCAGCGACGCGAGATGCGGAGCCTGGGCCTGTCCGAGATCCGCCGGCGCCGACTCGACGAGACCCTGCCGGGCTGGCACGAGAGGCGGGCGCGCGAGCACTCTGGCCACTGA
- a CDS encoding Type 1 glutamine amidotransferase-like domain-containing protein: MKLLLTSGGVTNPSIRAALVNLLGKPVEEASALCIPTAMYGHPWSGPGVKAWEFISGRSENPMVDLGWRSVGILELTALPSIDADRWTPMVRETDVLLAAGGDVLYLCHWMRESGFVDLLPSLTDTVWVGLSAGSMVMTPEVGADFIQWRPPSGDESTLGLVDFSICPHLAPDGEPGNSMAAAQRWRTRVTGPAYVLDDRSAIVVDDGRVEVVSEGTWELLP; this comes from the coding sequence GTGAAGTTGCTGCTCACGTCGGGCGGTGTCACCAATCCGTCGATCCGGGCCGCGCTGGTGAACCTGCTCGGCAAGCCGGTCGAGGAGGCGTCGGCGCTGTGCATCCCGACCGCGATGTACGGCCACCCGTGGAGCGGACCCGGGGTCAAGGCGTGGGAGTTCATCAGCGGGCGGTCGGAGAACCCGATGGTCGATCTCGGTTGGCGGTCGGTCGGCATCCTCGAACTGACCGCCCTGCCGAGCATCGATGCCGACCGCTGGACGCCGATGGTCCGGGAGACGGACGTGCTGCTCGCTGCCGGCGGTGACGTCCTCTATCTCTGCCACTGGATGCGGGAGTCCGGGTTCGTCGACCTTCTTCCGTCGTTGACCGACACGGTCTGGGTCGGGCTGAGTGCCGGCAGCATGGTGATGACGCCGGAGGTCGGCGCGGACTTCATCCAGTGGCGCCCGCCGAGCGGTGACGAGAGCACGCTCGGCCTCGTCGATTTCTCCATCTGCCCGCACCTCGCCCCGGACGGCGAACCCGGCAACTCGATGGCGGCGGCGCAGCGATGGCGCACCCGGGTCACCGGCCCGGCGTACGTCCTGGACGACCGGAGCGCGATTGTCGTCGACGACGGCCGGGTCGAGGTGGTCTCCGAGGGCACCTGGGAACTGCTCCCATAG
- a CDS encoding DUF6480 family protein has product MSTDQPPDPDPARTPGLEPGGGVPPGETPPDSGSTTVGLTHHERDSPRFLGPVVIGIIGVFVLAVVLFFVVRIFDLF; this is encoded by the coding sequence ATGTCGACGGACCAGCCGCCGGACCCCGATCCGGCTCGTACGCCCGGACTCGAGCCCGGCGGCGGTGTACCGCCGGGCGAGACGCCGCCCGACTCGGGCTCGACCACCGTGGGACTGACGCATCACGAACGGGACAGCCCACGTTTCCTGGGGCCGGTGGTCATCGGCATCATCGGGGTGTTCGTGCTCGCGGTGGTGCTGTTCTTCGTGGTCCGGATCTTCGACCTGTTCTGA
- a CDS encoding sigma-70 family RNA polymerase sigma factor, with protein sequence MNDECIRAAQRETLQELAAARVSGDVRALCVARNNVVLGHLSVATAVARRYRGRGVPIEELVQLARLSLVEAVQRWDPERGEDFVAYLVPTISGVIKRYFRDHLYVVRIPRRLQEVNAVADQVSRDLEQKAGRSPTLRELADAIQTPVSELSEARTARRLVGAGVADQQSGIHDTDTRIDDFLDLQDAVRALSDEERRLLELHYSQGWSQARIAGSLGVSQMHVSRSHRSIIAKLRRRLAG encoded by the coding sequence ATGAACGACGAGTGCATTCGCGCGGCGCAGCGCGAGACATTGCAGGAACTCGCAGCGGCGCGGGTGTCGGGGGACGTGCGTGCGCTCTGCGTCGCGCGGAACAATGTGGTGCTCGGTCACCTCTCGGTGGCCACCGCCGTGGCGCGACGCTACCGTGGTCGGGGCGTGCCGATCGAGGAACTGGTGCAACTGGCCCGGCTGTCGTTGGTGGAGGCCGTGCAGCGCTGGGACCCCGAGCGTGGCGAGGATTTCGTGGCCTACCTGGTGCCGACCATCTCCGGTGTGATCAAGCGGTACTTCCGTGACCACCTCTACGTCGTGCGGATCCCGCGCCGGCTGCAGGAGGTCAATGCCGTCGCGGACCAGGTGAGCCGTGATCTCGAGCAGAAGGCCGGGCGCTCTCCGACCCTGCGGGAGCTCGCCGACGCCATCCAGACGCCGGTCAGCGAACTGTCCGAGGCACGTACCGCGCGTCGTCTGGTCGGCGCCGGCGTGGCGGACCAGCAGTCCGGGATCCACGACACCGACACACGTATCGACGATTTTCTGGATCTGCAGGATGCGGTCCGCGCGTTGTCCGATGAGGAGCGCCGGCTGCTCGAGCTGCACTACAGCCAGGGCTGGAGCCAGGCGCGCATCGCCGGTTCGCTGGGGGTCAGCCAGATGCACGTCTCCCGCTCGCACCGGAGCATCATCGCAAAGCTGCGGCGCCGGCTGGCCGGGTGA
- a CDS encoding sensor domain-containing diguanylate cyclase: MADRPLRYRLTSRTLHQIVTALHTPSDLHSTVQAVTDLVVRFAGFRVAAVSVARNDNVFETVAVAGQDGAADGAADVLLGHRTPRTNYDEEFAVAEKWGRLLFVPHDRVPDAGQRGWVPETAISDSKHAWHPLDALYAPLLSSSGELLGVLSVDLPVDDHRPGRRRRELLEILAIHAGAAIETARLTDQLREEEELFRLAFDGTGTGMALVSMAESTTGRFARVNPKFCELTGRSAGELLGLTVFDLAPPDEIDDVRNDVDAVVWGDESVHRIERRIRRPDGSDLWVSITLAGVADSEGAPQYTILQLEDISARRAEQQYLEHLAGHDPLTGLANRATLTERLRRAVVSAATTERPGALLFIDLDDFKSINDHHGHLVGDQVLAMVAARLAESVRGNDLVGRIGGDEFVVIADEIDTTGTTDIIERLTAAIATPLSIMDNTFRLSGTVGATLILDASRSPEQLLDDADTDMYRRKNRTTPARPGTPAADPTGETESTSGRGDNAVENDFDGGLLGIDDAGDNEPALPAEGFTRPAGAAALR; encoded by the coding sequence ATGGCAGACCGGCCACTGCGGTACCGGCTGACCTCGCGCACCCTGCACCAGATCGTCACTGCGCTGCACACCCCGTCCGACCTGCACTCGACGGTGCAAGCGGTGACCGACCTCGTCGTCCGGTTCGCCGGATTCCGGGTGGCCGCCGTCAGCGTGGCCCGCAACGACAACGTGTTCGAGACCGTGGCCGTCGCCGGACAGGACGGCGCCGCCGACGGCGCTGCCGACGTGCTGCTCGGGCACCGCACCCCTCGTACCAACTACGACGAGGAGTTCGCGGTCGCGGAGAAGTGGGGGCGGCTGCTGTTCGTGCCGCACGACCGGGTGCCGGACGCCGGGCAACGGGGCTGGGTGCCGGAGACCGCGATCAGCGACAGCAAACACGCCTGGCATCCCCTCGACGCCCTGTACGCGCCGCTGCTGTCCTCGTCCGGCGAACTGCTCGGCGTGCTGTCCGTCGACCTGCCGGTCGACGACCACCGCCCCGGACGCCGACGCCGGGAGCTGCTGGAGATCCTGGCGATCCACGCCGGAGCGGCGATCGAGACCGCCCGGCTGACCGACCAGCTGCGCGAGGAGGAGGAGCTCTTCCGCCTCGCGTTCGACGGCACCGGGACCGGCATGGCCCTCGTGTCGATGGCGGAGAGCACGACCGGGCGGTTCGCCCGGGTGAACCCGAAGTTCTGCGAACTGACCGGACGCTCCGCCGGCGAACTGCTCGGCCTGACGGTCTTCGATCTCGCCCCCCCGGACGAGATCGACGACGTGCGCAACGATGTCGACGCGGTGGTGTGGGGCGACGAGTCGGTGCACCGGATCGAGCGACGGATCCGGCGACCGGACGGCAGCGACCTGTGGGTGTCGATCACCCTGGCCGGGGTGGCGGACTCCGAGGGCGCCCCCCAGTACACGATCCTGCAACTCGAGGACATCTCGGCCAGACGGGCCGAACAGCAGTACCTCGAGCATCTGGCCGGGCACGACCCGCTCACCGGGCTGGCCAACCGGGCCACCCTGACCGAGCGGCTCCGGCGGGCGGTGGTGTCCGCAGCCACCACCGAGCGGCCGGGAGCACTGCTCTTCATCGACCTCGACGACTTCAAGAGCATCAACGACCACCACGGCCACCTGGTCGGCGACCAGGTCCTCGCCATGGTCGCGGCACGGCTCGCCGAGTCGGTGCGCGGGAACGATCTGGTCGGCCGCATCGGCGGCGACGAGTTCGTGGTGATCGCCGACGAGATCGACACCACCGGCACCACCGACATCATCGAGCGGCTCACCGCCGCGATCGCGACCCCGTTGTCGATCATGGACAACACGTTCCGGCTCTCCGGCACCGTCGGCGCCACGCTCATCCTGGACGCCTCCCGGAGCCCCGAGCAGCTGCTCGACGATGCCGACACCGACATGTACCGGCGCAAGAACCGCACGACCCCGGCCCGTCCGGGCACCCCGGCGGCCGATCCGACCGGCGAGACGGAGAGCACTTCGGGCCGAGGTGACAACGCTGTCGAGAACGACTTCGACGGCGGCCTTCTCGGGATCGACGACGCCGGGGACAACGAGCCGGCCCTTCCGGCAGAGGGTTTCACCCGGCCAGCCGGCGCCGCAGCTTTGCGATGA
- a CDS encoding DUF421 domain-containing protein: MEIVYRAAAMFVFLWIVTRIVGRSTLGELSTFELILFVTLGDMVQQAVTQQDYSFTGGILTISVFTLLTVGLSWINARWPKVRTVTHGVPVVIVQGGDPLLDVMKHERLSLDDLMAAARQQGFERFSDIRLAVLEANGQIAFLRKGDRDGESGAAERPTAG; encoded by the coding sequence GTGGAGATCGTCTACCGCGCGGCGGCCATGTTCGTCTTCCTGTGGATCGTGACCAGGATCGTCGGCCGATCGACGCTGGGGGAGCTCAGCACCTTCGAACTCATCCTCTTCGTGACCCTGGGCGACATGGTCCAGCAGGCGGTGACGCAGCAGGACTACTCCTTCACCGGCGGCATCCTGACCATCTCCGTCTTCACCCTGCTCACCGTCGGGCTGTCCTGGATCAATGCGCGGTGGCCGAAGGTCCGCACCGTCACCCACGGCGTCCCGGTGGTGATCGTGCAGGGCGGTGATCCGCTGCTGGACGTCATGAAGCACGAACGGCTCTCGCTCGACGACCTGATGGCGGCGGCGCGGCAGCAGGGCTTCGAACGGTTCTCGGACATCCGGCTCGCCGTGCTGGAGGCGAACGGCCAGATCGCGTTCCTGCGGAAGGGCGACCGGGACGGCGAGAGCGGAGCGGCGGAGCGGCCGACCGCGGGCTGA
- a CDS encoding sigma-70 family RNA polymerase sigma factor, whose protein sequence is MPKEEFAARADELLDEVLTARATGSPAAITSAEDAVVLHHLPIATQVARRFARRGAPLDDLEQQALLGLVQAVRRWEPGHAPSFLSYAVPTMEGSVKRWFRDRLTLVRRPRSLQEAGAVVRNSREELAHRNSHEPTPAEIAAHAGVSETTVRECAAADWMCNPDSLDNALQPDIMLGGEDHFLDLVESRHDLAHAMSKLTERERRVIGLRYWDDLSQAEVGAEVGVSQMQISRILRRALEKLSEDLAPAA, encoded by the coding sequence ATGCCCAAGGAGGAGTTCGCGGCGCGCGCCGATGAGCTGCTCGACGAGGTACTGACCGCCCGCGCGACCGGCTCGCCGGCCGCCATCACCTCGGCCGAGGATGCCGTGGTGCTCCACCACCTGCCGATCGCGACCCAGGTCGCGCGTCGGTTCGCCCGCCGCGGCGCTCCCCTGGACGACCTTGAGCAGCAGGCGCTGCTGGGACTCGTCCAGGCCGTCCGGCGGTGGGAGCCGGGTCACGCCCCGAGCTTCCTCTCCTACGCGGTGCCCACCATGGAGGGCTCCGTGAAGCGGTGGTTCCGCGACCGGCTGACCTTGGTGCGCCGGCCCCGGTCCCTGCAGGAGGCCGGCGCAGTCGTGCGCAACTCGCGCGAGGAACTGGCTCACCGCAACAGCCATGAGCCGACACCGGCCGAGATCGCCGCTCATGCCGGAGTTTCCGAGACCACTGTGCGCGAATGTGCTGCAGCGGACTGGATGTGCAACCCGGATTCGCTCGACAATGCACTGCAGCCGGACATCATGCTGGGCGGCGAGGACCACTTCCTGGACCTCGTGGAGTCGCGTCACGACCTCGCCCACGCCATGTCGAAGCTGACCGAGCGGGAGCGGCGGGTCATCGGTCTGCGGTACTGGGACGATCTCAGCCAGGCCGAGGTCGGCGCCGAGGTCGGCGTCAGCCAGATGCAGATCAGCCGGATCCTGCGCCGGGCACTGGAGAAGCTCTCCGAGGATCTGGCGCCGGCCGCCTGA
- a CDS encoding nucleotidyltransferase — protein sequence MTADPAPPAAADEPVQATDRDALRDALKRAASALKDEGIPFAVAGGYALWVHGAPESEHDVDLAVEEPRVEQAADRLARAGFAIERPPEDWLFKAWADGAEGAGAMVDVLHRLNGIPVDLGLLDRAEEHEVLGLRVPVLPAQEVVTGKLLAMTERYCDFSAMIPVVRAVREQIDWDRLTAATRDNDFAAAFLFLVRRLGIAPADES from the coding sequence ATGACCGCCGACCCCGCCCCGCCCGCCGCAGCCGACGAACCCGTACAGGCGACCGACCGGGATGCCCTGCGCGATGCCCTCAAGCGGGCCGCGTCCGCGCTCAAGGACGAGGGGATCCCGTTCGCGGTCGCCGGCGGGTACGCGCTGTGGGTGCACGGGGCCCCGGAGAGCGAGCACGACGTCGACCTGGCGGTCGAGGAGCCAAGGGTCGAGCAGGCGGCGGACCGGCTGGCCCGTGCGGGATTCGCGATCGAGCGGCCGCCGGAGGACTGGTTGTTCAAGGCCTGGGCCGACGGCGCGGAGGGAGCCGGCGCGATGGTCGATGTGCTTCACCGGCTCAACGGCATCCCGGTCGACCTGGGTCTGCTGGACCGCGCGGAGGAGCACGAGGTGCTGGGGCTGCGGGTGCCCGTGCTGCCGGCACAGGAGGTCGTCACCGGCAAACTGCTCGCGATGACCGAGCGCTACTGCGACTTCTCCGCGATGATCCCGGTGGTCAGGGCGGTGCGGGAACAGATCGACTGGGATCGACTCACCGCCGCCACCCGGGACAACGACTTCGCGGCAGCATTCCTGTTCCTGGTGCGCCGCCTCGGCATCGCTCCCGCCGACGAGAGCTGA
- a CDS encoding DUF6328 family protein, with translation MTDTGPDHSARPAGGDQPGSDAEWNRLARNETPTQRLDRNWDDLLQELRVVQTGVQLLTAFLLTLPFQPRFGDLPPFARNIYLVTVGLSVASVGFLIAPVSLHRALFRQHARSAMVATGHRLALIGMVLLGAAITGVVVLTFDVVLGRTAGLLAGAAALILLVVLWGVLPLTSRSRVIEDRAEDRRPR, from the coding sequence ATGACCGACACCGGCCCCGACCATTCCGCCCGGCCCGCAGGCGGCGATCAGCCCGGCTCGGATGCGGAATGGAACCGGTTGGCCCGCAACGAGACTCCGACGCAACGGCTGGACCGCAACTGGGACGACCTGTTGCAGGAGCTGCGGGTGGTGCAGACCGGGGTACAGCTGCTCACGGCCTTCCTGTTGACGCTGCCCTTCCAGCCCCGCTTCGGCGACCTCCCGCCGTTCGCCCGGAACATCTACCTGGTGACGGTCGGACTGTCGGTCGCGTCCGTGGGCTTCCTCATCGCCCCGGTCAGCCTGCACCGCGCGCTGTTCCGGCAGCACGCGCGGAGCGCGATGGTGGCGACCGGGCACCGGTTGGCGCTGATCGGCATGGTGCTGCTCGGTGCGGCCATCACCGGCGTGGTCGTGCTGACGTTCGACGTCGTGCTCGGCCGGACGGCCGGACTGCTCGCCGGCGCAGCCGCCCTGATCCTGCTGGTCGTGCTCTGGGGAGTGCTGCCCCTGACGTCCCGATCCCGGGTGATCGAGGACCGAGCGGAGGATCGCCGTCCCCGGTAG
- a CDS encoding endonuclease/exonuclease/phosphatase family protein: MRLVTFNILHGRSLHDDAVHPDRLAEAVRLLDPDVLALQEVDRDQPRSHLADLTDVAATAMGAVAHRFVAALAGTPGASWVAATGQEAPGTASYGIALLSRYPVSSWHVIRLPRLPGRVPVYLREPRKWLLVHEEPRSAVIAGIDAPGGPITVANAHLSFVPGWNRVQLQRLERAAVRAAGGAGPVVLMGDFNRTPPLPGAVRGFRSLATAPTFPLSRPDRQLDHIVVRGSLPDPLSVDNPELPLSDHRALVVDLPDDVDRP; the protein is encoded by the coding sequence ATGCGGTTGGTCACCTTCAACATCCTGCACGGACGCTCCCTGCACGACGACGCCGTGCACCCGGACCGTCTCGCCGAGGCCGTCCGGCTGCTCGATCCCGACGTGCTGGCCCTGCAGGAGGTCGACCGCGACCAGCCGCGATCGCATCTGGCCGATCTGACCGACGTCGCAGCGACGGCGATGGGCGCCGTCGCCCACCGGTTCGTCGCCGCGTTGGCCGGCACACCGGGTGCGAGCTGGGTGGCGGCCACCGGTCAGGAGGCACCGGGGACCGCGTCGTACGGCATCGCGCTGCTGTCGCGCTACCCGGTCAGCTCCTGGCACGTGATCCGGCTGCCGCGGTTACCGGGCCGGGTGCCGGTGTACCTGCGGGAGCCGCGCAAGTGGCTGCTGGTGCACGAGGAACCGAGGTCCGCAGTGATCGCCGGCATCGATGCACCCGGCGGTCCGATCACCGTCGCCAACGCCCACCTGTCCTTCGTGCCGGGTTGGAACCGGGTGCAGCTGCAGCGGCTCGAGCGGGCCGCGGTCCGCGCCGCCGGCGGCGCCGGACCGGTGGTGCTGATGGGCGACTTCAACCGCACCCCCCCGCTGCCGGGTGCGGTGCGCGGCTTCCGGTCACTGGCCACGGCGCCGACGTTCCCGTTGTCGCGACCGGACCGGCAGCTCGACCACATCGTGGTGCGCGGGTCGCTGCCGGATCCGCTGTCCGTCGACAACCCGGAGCTGCCGCTGTCCGACCACCGCGCGCTGGTCGTCGATCTTCCCGACGACGTCGACCGGCCCTGA